The Hordeum vulgare subsp. vulgare chromosome 7H, MorexV3_pseudomolecules_assembly, whole genome shotgun sequence DNA window CCGCACATGCTCCCCCGCCTCGCCCGCGCGCACCGCCGCGTCCTCCTCCCCACACCTCGCGCCCTCTCCACCTCCAGCACCACCGCCGCCCGCACCGTCGCTTCGCCGGCGCCGCTCTCCGCCGCGGAACTCGAGGTGCTGCTCCGCCGCGACCACTACTCCGCCTCCACCCGCCGCTTCCACTCCCTCCTCCCGCTCCTCTCCCACCCCTGCCTCCTCCTCGCCTccgccctcctcctccgccaccgctcccacccctccctccccctctccgaccagccccctcctctccccaccaccgccaccgccgccgcgccgccctccccctcctcccacctccgcCTCATCCTCCCCTCCCGCCTCAAGGGCCGCCCGCTCCCGCTCCCGTCCCTCCCGCTCCGCCTCGCCATGCTCTCCGCGGCCTCCGCCCTCGACGCCGTCTTCGCCCCGCGTGCCGCCACCTTCGCCTACAGCGCCCGCCACGCCGCCATCCGCTACCTCCGCTCCATCCCCAACGCAACCTGGTTCTTCCGCGTCGCCATCCCGCGCCAGCCCTTCGCCACCCGCCACGTCCGTCGCCTCCTCGACGGCATCTCCGGCAAGGTCGATGACCCCGGGTTCCTGGATTACCTGCGCGAGCTGTTCCTGTCCGATGCGATAGCCTTCGAGCTCGGCGGCTCTGAGCTCTGTCGCGGGCTACCGCAGGAGTCGGAGCTCACCAGCACGCTGCTCAACATTTTCTTTGATCCTGTGGATAGAGAGGTGATGGCCATCCGGGAGGAGGTGCACAAGAAGAATCCTAGAGTCAAGGATGACAGCGTTCGGCATACGCCTGTGAGAGTGTATGCCATCCGGTATCTCGACGAGATGATGGTTGTGACGTCCGGGTCGAAGATGCTCACACTTGAGGTCAGAGATAGGATCCTCACGGTGTTGGAGAGGGATTTGGAGGTGAAGGTTGACAGGTTTGGTAGCTCAGTTCACAGTGCAGTGTCAGAGAAGATGGAATTCCTCGGGATGGAGTTCCAAGCCGTGCCGCCGTCAGTCTTACACCCTCCTATGTCTGAGAAGGCGAAGAGGGCAAGGAAGATGTATCTGAAGAGGAAGGCAGCAGAGGCGCAGGAGCTGAAAAATGCTCGTGAGACACGGAGGAAGAAGCTTGGGTTGAAGATACTGAACCACTTGTTCAAGAAGGTCAGGCGTGGGCATGAGTTTGAGTTTGGCTTCCGAATTGAGGATGAAGTGCGGCAGGAGTTCAAGGGCTGGGCAGAGGAGACAGTGGTCGAATACTTCAAGTCACAGGAGCATCGGCGTCATTGGCACCGATTGTTCACATCTGGTGACTTCTTGTCGCTGAATAGGGTGAGGGATCAGTTGCCATCAACATTGGTGGACTCCTATGATCAATTACAGGAAACACTCGATAGGTTCTTGATGCCGAGGAGGGGCCACGACATCACCGAGGGTGAGGAGATGCTagcagaggaggaggatgagagacAATACGAGAAGAGGATTGTTGAGGACTTGACAGAGTTGAAGATGAGGGTCAATGCGCCAATAGAGCTTGTAAGAAAGGCGGTAAAGCTGGCTGGGTTCACAAATTCCATGGGACGGCCACGGCCAATAAAGCTACTTATCTGTCTGGATGATGCAGATATCATCAAATGGTATGCTGGTGTGGGGAGGAGGTGGCTAGATTTCTTTTGCTGCTGTCGGAATTTCAAGATGGTCAAAATTGTTGTGAGTTATCACTTGAGGTTCTCCTGTTTCTTGACATTGGCGGAGAAGCATGAATGCACCAAGAGGCAAGCAATTAGCCATTATACAAAGGATTTGAAGGTGATAAATGAAAATGGAGTGCCTGAAGTGTACTTCCCAACAGAGAAGGAGATCAAGATGATGGGTGATAAGAATCTCTCCGATCCAAAGTCTGTGGATGGGGCCCTGACAATGATCTTGGTCAGGTTGGCGGTCGATGACACCTCCTTCCCATGCCTGGCTCATTTTTGTGTTGGAACAGACACTGCCCTTTACCGGATACGTCTTTTGCAGAATCGCCTAAATGTTGATCCTTTGAATGAAAAGAAGTGGGTCCAAGGGCTAAGTGCCATTCATGAGAGTCTGAACAAGAAATGCCTTCCACTGTGCTCCATACATGCAAGCGATCTACTTCTTGGCAAGATTACTCTCCAAGATATTGATTGTACTCAGTTTGTTGATGTGGTGTGAACAGAAAAAACAACTTGCACGATACCTCGTTTGAAACATAAAGCTCACATAAAGATGCAATACTGCAGTGTTTGCCAAGTCTATTTTAGTGCTAATTGCATTTGACATTGTACATATCCTGGATATCCACCCTGTCATTCGGTAGAGCAAATACTGATTAGTTTTTTTTTCAGAGGTATGTGTTCCTCATTTATGACTTGTTTGATCGGGAGATGCTACATGTCACAACATCATTAGCTGAATCTTTGGTTATGTTATCTGTTTTCTGTTCAGGAATGATGTGGTATGCTAGTGTATCATTGCATGTGCAAACTAACTTCATATCAGTTTTACTCAGGTATTTCTCTGTTTCAACAGCTCTGTTAAAATTGGATGCTAATTATTTTTAGAGGTTTTTTTAACATGCTCCCTCTTACCTCCCCTTTTCACATGAAAGGTAAGTGTATAAAATAGATCTGAGCCGTTAATTGCATTAAGTAGTGGGTTTGATTAACTCTTACCTTCTTACCTACCATGTGAAAAGAGGgggtaagagggatcatcttaaaaTTCCTCTTATTTTTAAACCCACTgtacttttttgttttgttttgtctatgtttggTTTGAACCTAAGTTGACCCTGCGAAATATATGGCTGTATGCATCGtcctgatgcagaggccgggcgttatcctcctttttttttcataAAAAGCTAAAATTTCGACCAAGGTTTTGCTTGCCTATAATTTGGCGAACGTTGACAAAAATATGAAATAGAGTTGGCATGTTGGTATGGGCCTGCCAAAAAAAAAATTAAGCATTGAAAGAAGCATAGCTTGTTTGGCCATGACCATTTTTTTTATAGGGCTGGGGTACCAACCAAACATACCATTAAGGCTCAGCATATGCCACGTGAGGAAGATTTATTAGTTATCATGTCTCTTATAATGAAGTACACCATATGATTCCCCTGTCTGTGTTTATAACTTTATATTTAAATAAATTCACGTGAGGCTGAAGTACACCATAGTATTTAAATAAACAGTGAGTTGGTAAACTCACTGTTCTCTTAATTAGTCGGTCTGAAATTTTTAGGATTCCGCTTTTCATTGTTTTCAGGGTATGGCTCAAAAACTGTCTGGCTTTGCTGTGTAATTTGACCAGTTATTTCCCCCTGTTCCTCCCGCCTACACCCGCATGTCTACTTTCAGGTAGGCTGTTTTATGCTCTCTGCTTCCCGCATGTCTACTTTCTGCAACAAATTGGTTTTGGTACACTGTTTTACACTTAGCATAGTTTCCTCACACGGTGTAACTGTAGGGTTGTTTTCTTCAATCATCCAAATATCATTGCTGCAGCCTGCTGACTGCAGGGTTTGTCTGCTGGATTCATTTCTGAAATTCTGAATACCATTAGCTTGAGTATGATGTACAAGTAGGTCTTTGGCAGGGGCTCTTTACAACATCTATGTTAGGTCAATATTCAATCAGAGCAATACTTTATGTTTAAATGTTTCCATCTACAAATGCCTAAGTGCTTCCTTTTGCCTTTCAGTACTCCACATGGGTTTCACACGGTGTAAGCAATGTTGATGGGGTGCATCTATATCAAGCCATTGCCCCCTTGGAATTGTATGTTCTGTGAGCAAGTTGGCATACCAGTTTACTCTGTTATAGTAGAACTTTTTTATGGCATGTTGATCTCTTCTCTTGTCAAATGTTCTGACCAAAGCTTTAGTGTGTATCCTTCATTTTCTAGAGTACTAGGTGTCAGCTATGATTTTGAACACCATTGGAGGGATACACCCAAGAACGAATGAACCACCCAAATTGCACAAAGAATTTCACTAGAATCGCCAGTTACAAATTAAGACAAGTTGGTGTCTGGCCCATTGTATATGTGTGCTATATTTGGAAGGCTTTGACATAAACTTCTGGAATTGCTGTATTCtggatgcatcatcatcatcgtcatgataGTGCACGCTGATACAGATATGTTGTTGTCCTTAGCTTTTCAGGAGACTTTAAGAATGTGAAAGTTGGTTGACTAGATGGATGTTTCGGCAATTTGAAATTCGACCTATTCTCCAATCCATCGATCTGTTTTTTTCCGGTGCAATATTCATATGCAGGAACCTTTCAGTGTGATTTAATCCAAGAAGATGGTCGAATCATATTTCTGTGTGAACAAAAAGTTGTAGAACTTTGTGTGGATG harbors:
- the LOC123412494 gene encoding nuclear intron maturase 3, mitochondrial-like, translating into MLPRLARAHRRVLLPTPRALSTSSTTAARTVASPAPLSAAELEVLLRRDHYSASTRRFHSLLPLLSHPCLLLASALLLRHRSHPSLPLSDQPPPLPTTATAAAPPSPSSHLRLILPSRLKGRPLPLPSLPLRLAMLSAASALDAVFAPRAATFAYSARHAAIRYLRSIPNATWFFRVAIPRQPFATRHVRRLLDGISGKVDDPGFLDYLRELFLSDAIAFELGGSELCRGLPQESELTSTLLNIFFDPVDREVMAIREEVHKKNPRVKDDSVRHTPVRVYAIRYLDEMMVVTSGSKMLTLEVRDRILTVLERDLEVKVDRFGSSVHSAVSEKMEFLGMEFQAVPPSVLHPPMSEKAKRARKMYLKRKAAEAQELKNARETRRKKLGLKILNHLFKKVRRGHEFEFGFRIEDEVRQEFKGWAEETVVEYFKSQEHRRHWHRLFTSGDFLSLNRVRDQLPSTLVDSYDQLQETLDRFLMPRRGHDITEGEEMLAEEEDERQYEKRIVEDLTELKMRVNAPIELVRKAVKLAGFTNSMGRPRPIKLLICLDDADIIKWYAGVGRRWLDFFCCCRNFKMVKIVVSYHLRFSCFLTLAEKHECTKRQAISHYTKDLKVINENGVPEVYFPTEKEIKMMGDKNLSDPKSVDGALTMILVRLAVDDTSFPCLAHFCVGTDTALYRIRLLQNRLNVDPLNEKKWVQGLSAIHESLNKKCLPLCSIHASDLLLGKITLQDIDCTQFVDVV